A portion of the Cryptomeria japonica chromosome 5, Sugi_1.0, whole genome shotgun sequence genome contains these proteins:
- the LOC131028725 gene encoding geranylgeranyl pyrophosphate synthase, chloroplastic, producing the protein MAGTGRTLARSLHRITEKCMHRGALYPPSKLRSLCTAVEESTEFELRTYWASVSASVNMAVDGVLPVGYPEKIHEAMRYSLLSAPPKMPCPLLCTAACHVIGGTRKQSLPAATAVAMLHAATLAHDELPCMDSVAPHGGHVPNYTVFGEDVAILAGDALFGLAFQHLVESKVGLVEATLRALAELARGMGSTGLVAGQHMGSVAARSGTAVDPTLLEYIHFHKAALMAEISVVVGGIVGGGSNGDVERLRGYGRSVGLMYQIVEDMLHMNGASQGPDRVTYPKVHGMERSRFIVDELNVKAKDFLSPFAHTLAAPLLSFADYAATRSY; encoded by the coding sequence ATGGCAGGCACAGGAAGAACTCTAGCCAGATCTCTGCACCGCATTACTGAAAAATGCATGCACAGAGGAGCATTGTACCCACCTTCCAAGCTGCGATCTTTGTGTACGGCGGTGGAGGAGAGCACCGAGTTCGAACTCAGGACCTACTGGGCCTCAGTGAGCGCTTCTGTAAACATGGCGGTGGACGGCGTGTTACCAGTGGGATACCCAGAAAAGATCCACGAAGCCATGCGTTACTCGCTTCTGTCGGCGCCGCCAAAGATGCCATGCCCGCTGCTCTGCACCGCCGCCTGCCACGTCATCGGCGGCACCAGGAAGCAGTCCCTGCCGGCAGCGACGGCGGTGGCGATGCTGCACGCTGCCACGCTGGCACATGACGAGCTCCCCTGCATGGACAGCGTGGCACCCCACGGAGGCCATGTCCCCAACTACACCGTCTTTGGTGAGGACGTGGCAATTCTAGCTGGGGATGCTTTGTTTGGCTTGGCATTTCAGCACTTGGTGGAGTCTAAGGTGGGACTCGTGGAGGCCACGTTGAGGGCACTTGCTGAGTTGGCGAGGGGCATGGGGTCCACAGGCCTGGTGGCAGGGCAGCATATGGGGTCGGTGGCGGCTAGAAGTGGCACCGCCGTCGATCCGACACTTCTTGAGTATATTCATTTTCACAAGGCGGCACTAATGGCGGAGATTTCGGTGGTTGTTGGGGGTATCGTTGGAGGTGGGTCAAATGGTGATGTCGAGAGGCTTAGGGGCTATGGGAGGTCTGTGGGGCTTATGTACCAAATTGTGGAGGACATGCTCCATATGAATGGGGCATCTCAAGGACCGGATAGGGTCACTTACCCTAAAGTTCATGGGATGGAGAGGTCTAGGTTTATCGTGGATGAGCTCAATGTTAAAGCAAAGGATTTTCTCTCACCTTTTGCCCACACTTTGGCAGCGCCTCTCTTGAGTTTTGCTGACTATGCTGCTACAAGGTCTTATTAG